A single window of Ictalurus punctatus breed USDA103 chromosome 27, Coco_2.0, whole genome shotgun sequence DNA harbors:
- the lpcat2 gene encoding lysophosphatidylcholine acyltransferase 2, with product MMMPPKRVFPRQESLLLPAVVNPFRLDFKLTKSDKIKCFLLGIILVPLRSVFLFLVLMVAWLISSLITFKRPLKGEVEPFTGWRSFMCHRVMPVLGRLCFFAMGFRVIVKGKQATSSEAPILAVAPHSSFFDSITCIVSGMPSVVSRTENLLAPMFGRFLRCQQPVVVSREDPDSRKQTITNITNRAKSEGRWPQLLIFPEGTCTNRSCLITFKQGAFLPGVPVQPVLIRYPNKLDTVTWTWQGPTFRTQVLLTLCQLYTTVQIEYLPPYIPNEEEINNPIKFAQSVRSQMSEALGVPITDHTFEDCRLMISAGQLTLPMEAGLVEFTKISRKLNLKWDNMQKELENFAAMAQSCKGGRIRIEEFASFLKMPISPVLQELFALFDRDGDGTIDFREYVIGMTVLCRPANTEEVIQTAFKLFDVDEDNSITRDEFASLLRSTLGVCDLDVSKLFDEIDIDGSECITYDEFLSFAYTHPEYAKLFTTYIELQRYHCFGEGPVSQLTSFSTILPSEQQEECSSDKKDD from the exons TGTTTTCTTCTGGGAATCATCCTTGTGCCACTGCGCTCTGTCTTCCTCTTCCTGGTTCTTATGGTAGCATGGCTCATTTCTTCCCTAATCACGTTCAAGCGTCCTCTCAAAGGAGAAGTGGAACCTTTCACAGGCTGGAGGAG CTTTATGTGTCATAGAGTGATGCCGGTTCTGGGCCGGCTGTGTTTCTTTGCGATGGGCTTTCGCGTCATAGTCAAGGGGAAACAGGCAACCAGCAGCGAGGCTCCGATTCTGGCAGTGGCACCTCATTCTTCATTCTTTGACTCGATCACCTGCATCGTATCAGGCATGCCATCTGTAGTGTCCCGCACTGAGAATCTACTTGCTCCCATGTTCGGCC GATTTCTGCGCTGCCAGCAGCCTGTTGTCGTCTCACGGGAAGACCCAGACTCACGCAAACAAACAATCACAAACATCACCAACCGCGCCAAGTCTGAAGGCCGCTGGCCACAG TTGCTGATTTTCCCAGAAGGAACGTGTACAAACAGATCCTGTCTCATTACTTTCAAACAAG GTGCTTTTTTACCAGGGGTCCCTGTACAGCCAGTGCTTATCAGATACCCCAATAAACTG GACACTGTAACATGGACATGGCAAGGCCCTACATT CCGGACCCAGGTTCTCCTCACCCTGTGTCAGCTCTATACAACAGTGCAAATTGAG taCCTTCCTCCATATATTCCCAATGAAGAAGAGATAAACAACCCCATAAAATTTGCACAGTCTGTGAGGAGTCAAATGTCAGA GGCTCTGGGTGTGCCCATAACAGATCACACTTTCGAGGACTGTCGGCTGATGATCTCAGCTGGGCAGTTGACTCTGCCCATGGAGGCGGGGCTAGTGGAGTTCACCAAGATCAGCAGAAAGCTTAA TCTGAAATGGGACAACATGCAGAAAGAGCTAGAGAATTTTGCTGCGATGGCCCAGTCCTGCAAAGGAGGTCGAATCAGGATCGAGGAGTTTGCTAGTTTTCTCAAGATGCCCATCAGCCCTGTGCTTCAGGAGCTCTTTGCTCTTTttgacagg GACGGGGATGGCACTATTGATTTTAGAGAATACGTCATTGGTATGACAGTGTTGTGTCGACCAGCAAACACAGAAGAAGTGATCCAGacagcatttaag CTTTTTGATGTGGACGAGGACAACAGCATCACTCGAGATGAGTTTGCTAGCCTGCTGCGCTCCACTCTCGGTGTCTGTGATCTCGACGTCAGCAAACTCTTCGATGAGATCGATATCGATGGATCAGAATGTATCACGTATG ACGAGTTTCTCTCCTTTGCTTACACCCACCCCGAGTATGCTAAACTCTTCACGACGTACATTGAGCTGCAGCGCTACCATTGCTTTGGAGAAGGACCAGTTTCACAGCTCACTTCCTTCTCTACGATTCTCCCCAGTGAGCAGCAAGAAGAATGTAGCTCGGACAAGAAGGATGACTAA